From the genome of Hymenobacter cellulosilyticus, one region includes:
- a CDS encoding PA2169 family four-helix-bundle protein: MVSQSQQFANELNGFLRQQGGGRQDSTTVKGKFYRAWMDAKAAITGADEKAILGSNIYGEEWAIKAYEDALSDNTLRGAVRQAVERQYQHSKQTYNRLKSMDGKQE; the protein is encoded by the coding sequence CTGGTAAGCCAGAGCCAGCAGTTTGCCAACGAGCTCAACGGCTTCCTGCGGCAGCAGGGCGGCGGCCGTCAGGACAGCACCACGGTGAAAGGCAAGTTCTACCGCGCCTGGATGGATGCCAAAGCCGCCATTACCGGGGCCGACGAAAAAGCCATTCTGGGCTCTAACATCTACGGTGAGGAGTGGGCCATCAAAGCCTACGAAGATGCTCTGAGCGACAATACCCTGCGCGGCGCGGTGCGCCAGGCCGTGGAGCGCCAGTATCAGCATTCCAAGCAGACCTACAACCGTCTGAAATCAATGGACGGCAAGCAGGAGTAA
- a CDS encoding M12 family metallopeptidase has protein sequence MQNAKVEEAYPSQTGPVQVSKMGVYQQINGENILEGDIILTASQVNPTGPQTESAGRNTGKWPSAVVYYTIDAALPSQNRVTDAITHWQTYTPVRFVKRTTQANYVTFRVGSGCSSNIGMIGGRQYINLASGCSTGNTIHEIGHALGLFHEQTRNDRDNYVNILTQNIQSGYENNFTKYGVSGYSGTDFGALDFGSIMMYGSFSFSSNGQPTITKKDGSTFDIQRSGLSAGDRAGIDTMY, from the coding sequence GTGCAGAACGCCAAAGTGGAAGAAGCCTACCCCAGCCAGACCGGCCCGGTCCAGGTGAGCAAGATGGGCGTGTACCAGCAAATCAACGGGGAGAATATCCTGGAAGGTGATATTATTCTGACGGCCAGCCAGGTGAATCCCACCGGCCCACAAACCGAAAGCGCCGGCCGCAACACCGGCAAGTGGCCCAGCGCCGTGGTGTACTACACCATCGATGCCGCCCTGCCCAGCCAGAACCGCGTAACCGACGCCATTACTCACTGGCAGACCTACACGCCCGTCCGCTTCGTGAAGCGCACCACCCAGGCCAACTACGTGACCTTCCGCGTGGGCTCGGGCTGCTCTTCTAACATCGGCATGATTGGCGGCCGGCAGTACATCAACCTGGCCTCAGGCTGCTCTACGGGCAACACCATCCACGAAATCGGCCACGCCCTGGGCCTGTTCCACGAGCAAACCCGCAACGACCGGGACAACTACGTGAACATCCTGACCCAGAACATTCAGTCCGGCTACGAAAACAACTTCACCAAGTACGGCGTCTCGGGCTACAGCGGCACCGACTTTGGCGCCCTCGATTTCGGCTCTATCATGATGTACGGCTCGTTCTCCTTCTCTTCGAACGGCCAGCCCACCATCACCAAGAAGGACGGCTCTACCTTCGACATCCAGCGCAGCGGCCTTTCCGCCGGCGACCGGGCCGGCATCGACACGATGTACTAA
- a CDS encoding MAE_28990/MAE_18760 family HEPN-like nuclease: protein MKETKDDFNKRKSEIEKYFSLLEILDEDNININYENKSGIHKIEIDTETIKILKANGYLLIYNLLEATCRNFLIAILKAIQEKNLPINSLSEKTQALWLKQKAKGLNDPYIKDKTIELRLHSLVKEIIDETKIEFKEIILRAKEDDKDLFQLSGNIDAENIRILADTYGFNSKVGGEKEKAGAILVDIRRMRNRLAHGRITFAECGKDLSVAQIIGYKNNAISYIEGILNNIEQYINDEGFKKTVSSPVEAIAE, encoded by the coding sequence ATGAAGGAAACTAAAGATGATTTCAACAAAAGGAAAAGCGAAATAGAAAAATACTTTTCACTTTTAGAAATACTAGATGAAGATAACATAAATATAAACTATGAAAACAAAAGCGGAATTCATAAAATAGAAATAGATACAGAAACAATAAAAATACTAAAAGCAAATGGATACTTATTGATATATAATCTACTAGAGGCAACCTGTAGAAATTTTTTGATAGCTATATTAAAGGCTATTCAAGAAAAGAACCTGCCCATAAATTCACTTTCTGAAAAAACACAGGCACTATGGCTAAAGCAGAAAGCAAAGGGTCTGAACGACCCGTATATAAAGGACAAGACAATTGAATTGAGATTACACAGCTTAGTTAAAGAAATAATAGATGAAACTAAAATAGAATTTAAGGAAATAATACTCAGAGCAAAAGAGGACGACAAAGACTTATTCCAACTATCAGGAAATATAGATGCAGAAAACATAAGAATATTAGCTGACACTTATGGATTTAACAGCAAAGTAGGGGGAGAAAAGGAGAAGGCAGGAGCTATATTAGTAGATATTAGACGTATGCGAAATAGATTAGCACACGGAAGAATTACATTTGCAGAATGTGGAAAAGACCTTTCCGTTGCACAGATCATAGGATATAAAAACAACGCTATATCTTATATTGAGGGAATATTGAACAACATTGAGCAGTATATTAACGATGAAGGTTTTAAAAAAACAGTATCCTCACCTGTTGAAGCCATAGCAGAGTAA
- a CDS encoding DUF262 domain-containing protein, protein MEREFSTEEISSKTEAEIVAAEEQIKSFQIPYEYDTKEYPIDVMLFRFNSNAPEKSKIRIPGYQRSFIWRDEMKCRFIESLFMGVPIQPLFAAILDKDGTLELIDGSQRIRTIEAFVNNEFTLNGLKKLTYLNGFKYSDLPESRRNKFELINIRLHVISDKAEEGVRHDIFDRINTTGERAKPAEVRKGAFAGDFYKFIEQCTKDELFKELCPISESARKRGEAEELVLRFFTYSEFGTNRKERGSRVLDSYLIEKNNGFDIDNKTLIFNNMLNFVRDNFPLGFRKTPNANSTPRVRFEAISLGVHFALEEEPKLVPKSMDWLNSLEFNEVTTSDSSGNAGKLKKRVDFVKDCLVNKIKPTDLHYEGN, encoded by the coding sequence ATGGAAAGAGAATTCTCAACTGAAGAAATTTCAAGCAAGACAGAAGCAGAGATCGTGGCTGCAGAAGAACAAATCAAGTCCTTCCAGATACCATATGAATATGACACTAAAGAATACCCAATCGACGTAATGTTATTCAGATTTAATTCTAATGCTCCTGAAAAATCAAAAATAAGAATCCCTGGTTATCAGCGCAGTTTCATTTGGCGTGACGAAATGAAATGCCGTTTTATTGAGTCTTTATTCATGGGTGTCCCAATCCAACCTCTGTTCGCTGCAATTTTAGATAAAGATGGTACCCTTGAACTAATAGATGGTTCGCAAAGAATAAGAACTATTGAAGCTTTTGTGAATAACGAATTCACACTCAATGGTCTTAAAAAACTAACATACTTGAATGGATTCAAGTATTCAGATTTACCAGAGTCTAGAAGAAACAAGTTTGAACTTATTAATATTAGGCTTCACGTAATCAGTGACAAAGCCGAAGAAGGTGTAAGACACGATATATTTGACAGGATTAACACAACAGGAGAACGTGCTAAACCAGCTGAAGTTCGCAAAGGCGCGTTTGCAGGTGACTTTTATAAATTTATTGAGCAATGTACCAAAGATGAGTTATTTAAGGAATTATGCCCAATTTCAGAGTCAGCTAGAAAAAGAGGTGAGGCAGAAGAATTGGTTTTAAGATTCTTCACCTACTCCGAATTTGGCACTAACAGAAAAGAACGAGGAAGCAGAGTACTAGACTCTTACTTAATTGAGAAAAACAATGGATTTGATATAGATAACAAAACCTTAATTTTTAATAATATGCTTAATTTTGTTCGTGATAATTTCCCCCTCGGTTTTAGAAAGACACCTAACGCCAATTCTACTCCCCGAGTTAGGTTTGAGGCAATATCTTTAGGAGTCCACTTCGCATTAGAGGAAGAACCTAAGTTAGTTCCCAAATCTATGGATTGGTTAAACTCACTTGAATTTAATGAGGTAACAACGTCAGATTCCAGTGGAAACGCAGGTAAATTAAAAAAGCGTGTTGACTTTGTCAAAGATTGCTTGGTCAACAAAATAAAGCCCACAGATTTGCATTATGAAGGAAACTAA
- a CDS encoding DNA cytosine methyltransferase, which translates to MKTWKKAAVIDLFCGIGGLTHGFVMEGFNVVAGIDSDETCKYTFENNNNSKFICNDITKVTSNEVLSLFPKDSIKILIGCAPCQSFSRYTSGNRNSDDNKWSLLLYFAKLIEDIQPEIVSMENVPQLAKYNKNGVYSDFIKTLESNGYHISDPKKIVYCPEYGIPQNRKRLVLLASKLGPIDLIPPTRSKNNLPTVKEAIGDLPSIMDGQVCESDPIHRAQKLSKLNITRMQHTKEGGSWREWPDELMLECHKKLTGSKFNDVYGRMRWNEPSPTMTTHCIGLGNGRFGHPEQNRAISLREAAILQSFPRSYNFLSYPSNKIISKDIQRHIGNAVPVKLGQAIAISIKKHLTGFNAK; encoded by the coding sequence GTGAAAACTTGGAAGAAAGCAGCCGTAATCGACTTGTTCTGTGGAATAGGTGGGTTAACTCATGGCTTTGTTATGGAAGGATTCAATGTTGTTGCTGGTATCGATTCCGATGAAACCTGCAAGTACACTTTTGAAAATAATAACAATTCAAAATTTATCTGTAATGATATTACCAAGGTAACATCAAATGAAGTATTGAGCCTTTTTCCTAAAGACTCAATCAAAATACTTATTGGCTGTGCTCCGTGTCAATCTTTTTCGCGATATACATCTGGAAATAGAAATTCTGATGATAACAAATGGAGTCTTTTGTTATACTTTGCTAAGTTAATTGAGGATATTCAACCAGAGATAGTATCAATGGAAAATGTACCACAATTAGCTAAATACAATAAAAACGGCGTTTATAGTGATTTTATTAAAACCTTAGAATCAAACGGCTATCATATATCTGATCCAAAAAAAATAGTTTATTGTCCTGAATACGGCATACCACAAAATAGAAAAAGGCTTGTATTACTTGCATCAAAGTTAGGACCTATTGATTTGATACCTCCCACAAGAAGTAAAAATAATCTACCCACTGTAAAAGAGGCAATTGGAGATTTACCTTCTATTATGGACGGGCAGGTATGCGAATCAGACCCAATTCATCGAGCACAAAAGCTTTCGAAGCTGAATATAACAAGAATGCAGCATACAAAAGAAGGCGGTAGCTGGCGAGAGTGGCCAGATGAATTAATGCTTGAATGCCACAAGAAACTCACAGGGAGCAAATTCAATGATGTGTATGGTAGAATGCGTTGGAATGAGCCATCTCCTACAATGACTACTCATTGTATTGGCCTAGGCAATGGAAGATTTGGTCATCCGGAACAGAACAGAGCTATTTCTCTGCGAGAAGCCGCCATTTTACAATCCTTCCCGAGAAGTTATAACTTTTTAAGTTACCCTTCCAACAAGATAATTTCAAAAGATATTCAACGCCATATCGGAAATGCTGTACCTGTAAAACTAGGCCAAGCAATTGCAATTAGTATAAAAAAACACCTAACAGGATTTAACGCTAAGTAA
- a CDS encoding M16 family metallopeptidase, whose protein sequence is MKKPFLLLFPAIAALGLTTQCQTSKPASTAAATIAPTPTAPAQQKEYKYETVEGDPLKARIYTLDNGLTVYLSDYDDAPRIQTYLAVRAGSKNDPHTATGLAHYLEHMVFKGTSRLGTQNWAAEKPELDKIEALYEVYRSKTDPTERKKLYHQIDSISSVAAKYAVANEYDKVMGAIGSKGSNAYTSVEQTVYQEDIPSNQIEKWAAIQSERLGEMVPRLFHTELEAVYEEKNRGLDNDFSKEYEALNASLYRKHEYGTQTTIGTIQHLQNPSITEIKKYFGQYYVPNNVALCLSGDLDYDQTIRIIDQYFGKLQSKPVPAFTPAQEAPIAALVVKEVVGPDAENVMLGFRFPGAATHDALVLRMIDKILTNGQAGLIDLNLNQQQRVLQAASFTDINNDYSSHVLYATPRQGQTLPQVRDLLLGQLELVKKGSFPDWLIPAIINNEKLQRTKSYESNEARAGAFVAAFVSRQSWKDILQQYEDFGKITKQEVLRVANQYYGNNYALIYKKTGKDTSTPKVVKPAITPVPVNREVASSFYQEVVSKPSPELQPVFVDYKKDIQEFKLASGIPVYYTRNTENELFNLYYILDLGTNNDPKLGLAADYLQYLGTDKYSAAQLQQEFYKLGCSFGVSSGQDRVYVSLGGLDSNFEPALQLFESLLANPKPDAKALKDMVDGVLKARKDAKLNKQVILTQAMLNFAKYGPQNPFTSQLSEKELKALKPADLTALTKKLTSYQHRVLYYGPRPATDAEPAIVKGGTTPEAPNGVRYPGLLWTLNKLHRVPAKLTPVPANKDFAEQPLKDRKVYWVDYNMVQAEILFLTRGDVYDKALVPTVSLYNEYFGGGMGSIVFQELRESKALAYSASSRYASADKLGRSNYNLSYIGTQSDKLGEAMAGMETLLNDLPVAEANLQIAKQSIRNSIATERITKSDILFSYERAKRLGLDYDLRRDVYEQTQNMSFDDLKKFQQAKVKGQSQTILVIGSKDRLNFKELAKYGQVQQLTLKEIFGY, encoded by the coding sequence GTGAAAAAACCCTTTCTGCTTCTTTTTCCGGCCATTGCGGCGCTTGGGCTAACCACCCAGTGCCAGACGAGCAAGCCAGCCTCCACTGCGGCGGCTACCATTGCTCCGACCCCAACGGCGCCGGCGCAGCAGAAAGAGTACAAGTACGAAACTGTGGAGGGCGACCCACTTAAGGCCCGCATCTACACCCTGGACAACGGCCTGACCGTGTACTTGTCGGACTACGACGACGCGCCGCGCATTCAGACCTATCTGGCCGTGCGCGCCGGCTCCAAGAACGACCCGCACACCGCTACCGGCCTGGCCCACTACCTCGAGCACATGGTGTTCAAGGGCACTTCCCGCCTGGGTACCCAGAACTGGGCCGCCGAAAAGCCCGAGCTGGATAAGATTGAGGCCCTGTACGAGGTCTACCGTTCCAAAACCGACCCCACGGAGCGCAAGAAGCTTTACCACCAGATCGACTCGATTTCGAGCGTGGCGGCCAAGTATGCCGTAGCCAACGAGTACGACAAGGTGATGGGTGCCATCGGCTCCAAGGGCTCCAACGCCTACACCTCGGTCGAGCAGACGGTTTACCAAGAGGATATTCCCTCGAATCAGATTGAGAAGTGGGCCGCCATTCAGAGTGAGCGGCTGGGCGAGATGGTGCCCCGTCTGTTTCACACGGAGCTGGAAGCCGTGTACGAGGAGAAAAACAGGGGCCTCGACAACGACTTTAGCAAGGAATACGAGGCCCTGAACGCCAGCCTGTACCGCAAGCACGAGTACGGCACCCAGACCACCATCGGGACCATTCAGCACCTGCAAAACCCCTCGATTACCGAAATCAAGAAGTATTTCGGCCAGTACTACGTACCCAACAACGTGGCCCTGTGCCTCTCGGGCGACCTGGACTACGACCAGACTATTCGCATCATCGACCAGTACTTCGGTAAGCTCCAGAGCAAGCCGGTGCCGGCCTTCACTCCCGCCCAGGAAGCCCCCATTGCGGCCCTCGTGGTAAAGGAAGTGGTGGGCCCCGATGCGGAAAACGTGATGCTCGGCTTCCGCTTCCCCGGCGCGGCCACTCACGACGCGCTGGTACTGCGCATGATCGACAAGATCCTGACCAACGGCCAGGCCGGCCTGATTGACCTGAATCTGAACCAGCAGCAGCGGGTGCTGCAGGCCGCCTCGTTCACCGACATCAACAACGACTACTCCTCCCACGTACTCTACGCCACCCCGCGCCAGGGCCAGACCCTGCCCCAGGTGCGCGACCTGCTGCTCGGGCAGCTGGAGCTGGTGAAAAAGGGCAGCTTCCCCGACTGGCTGATTCCGGCCATCATCAACAACGAGAAGCTGCAGCGCACCAAGAGCTACGAAAGCAACGAGGCCCGCGCCGGCGCCTTTGTGGCCGCGTTTGTATCGCGCCAGAGCTGGAAAGACATCCTGCAGCAGTACGAGGACTTCGGCAAAATCACCAAGCAGGAAGTGCTGCGCGTAGCCAACCAGTACTACGGCAACAATTACGCGCTGATTTACAAGAAAACCGGCAAGGACACGAGCACGCCCAAAGTGGTGAAGCCCGCCATTACCCCGGTGCCCGTCAACCGCGAAGTGGCCTCCAGCTTCTACCAGGAAGTGGTGAGCAAGCCCAGCCCCGAGCTGCAGCCGGTTTTCGTCGATTACAAAAAGGATATTCAGGAGTTCAAGCTTGCTTCCGGCATTCCGGTGTACTACACCCGCAACACCGAAAACGAGCTGTTCAACCTGTACTACATCCTAGACCTGGGCACCAACAACGACCCCAAGCTGGGTCTGGCCGCCGACTACCTCCAGTACCTGGGCACCGACAAGTACTCGGCCGCTCAATTGCAGCAGGAGTTCTACAAGCTGGGCTGCTCCTTTGGCGTGAGCAGCGGGCAGGACCGCGTCTACGTCAGCCTCGGCGGCCTCGACAGCAACTTCGAGCCGGCCCTGCAGCTTTTCGAAAGCCTGCTGGCTAACCCCAAGCCCGACGCCAAAGCCCTCAAGGATATGGTCGACGGTGTGCTCAAGGCCCGCAAGGATGCCAAGCTCAACAAGCAGGTTATCCTGACCCAGGCCATGCTGAACTTCGCCAAGTACGGCCCCCAAAACCCCTTCACCAGCCAGCTGAGCGAGAAAGAACTCAAGGCCCTGAAGCCCGCCGACTTAACTGCCCTGACCAAGAAGCTGACTAGCTACCAGCACCGCGTGCTGTACTATGGCCCACGGCCTGCTACCGATGCAGAGCCTGCCATTGTTAAAGGCGGCACGACGCCAGAAGCGCCCAATGGCGTGCGCTACCCCGGCCTGCTCTGGACGCTCAACAAACTGCACCGCGTCCCCGCCAAGCTCACCCCCGTACCGGCCAACAAGGACTTTGCTGAGCAGCCGCTCAAAGACCGTAAGGTGTACTGGGTAGACTACAACATGGTGCAGGCTGAAATCCTGTTCCTGACCCGCGGCGACGTGTACGACAAGGCCCTGGTACCCACCGTGAGTCTCTACAACGAGTACTTCGGCGGCGGCATGGGCAGCATCGTGTTTCAGGAGCTGCGCGAGTCCAAGGCCCTGGCCTACTCGGCTTCGTCGCGCTACGCCAGCGCCGACAAGCTGGGCCGCTCCAACTACAACCTGAGCTACATCGGCACCCAGAGCGACAAACTCGGCGAGGCCATGGCCGGTATGGAAACCCTGCTCAACGACCTGCCCGTGGCCGAAGCCAACCTGCAGATTGCCAAGCAAAGCATCCGTAACAGCATTGCCACCGAGCGCATCACCAAGTCCGACATCCTCTTCAGCTACGAGCGCGCCAAGCGCCTGGGCCTGGATTACGACCTGCGCCGCGACGTGTATGAGCAAACCCAGAATATGAGCTTCGATGACCTGAAGAAGTTTCAGCAAGCCAAAGTCAAAGGCCAAAGCCAGACCATCCTGGTCATCGGCTCCAAAGACCGTCTCAACTTCAAGGAGCTGGCCAAGTACGGCCAGGTCCAGCAACTCACGCTGAAAGAGATTTTCGGCTATTAA
- the dnaX gene encoding DNA polymerase III subunit gamma/tau has translation MENFVVSARKYRPATFRSVVGQQHVTTTLQNAITSKHLAQAFLFCGPRGVGKTTCARILAKTINCEFVEEHVRQGRPVSELLRTQPDIVPAALHKAADPDNTPFELEACGQCASCRAFQENASFNVHELDAASNNSVEDIRSLVEQVRYAPQQGRFKVYIIDEVHMLSNAAFNAFLKTLEEPPNYAIFILATTERHKIIPTILSRCQIFDFNRIRVEDIRGHLRHVATQEKIQAEDDALHLLAQKADGGLRDALSMFDQMVTFSGHNLTYKDVVQNLHILDYEYYFRLIDALLREDLSQTLLLLDEVVQNGFDLHNFVVGAAEHLRGLLVCKDQVTVQLLEVSEGIRARYVQQAQAAPLAFLLSALNLVSQCDREFKQAKNQRLHVELMLMKLAYLNGAVQFAREMTPSSNGEAKKKTSVAPVAPASNGSAAPVLNGTTPAAPAVNGTPAPAPNNAPRAVAASAQTPAPVAPPVPVVTAPADPEPIVPIVSGIEELHDTPSIEDDVDAVQPTGQFRDTSPHVEIGAPSFEGHEPEGPRRIAPMLKPLSPAAKLIPSLKDLKAQVAQQVSASQAGPAVVEEEPTGPITGLPAIDEEKLLLVWNEIKESRRAERMTEYVLLNRPIMVDEQHVVHLTVDNPVQLDQFNDFRAELLTELRRRTGYPRLNVQVVLAEKAPTGRMLYTSADKFEYLSEKFPVLLAMKQRLGLDTD, from the coding sequence ATGGAAAATTTCGTCGTTTCGGCCCGTAAATACCGTCCTGCCACGTTCAGAAGCGTGGTGGGCCAGCAGCACGTGACTACCACGCTGCAGAATGCCATTACCAGCAAGCACCTAGCCCAGGCCTTCCTGTTTTGCGGCCCGCGGGGCGTGGGCAAAACCACCTGCGCCCGGATTCTGGCCAAGACCATCAACTGCGAGTTCGTAGAGGAGCACGTACGCCAGGGCCGCCCCGTGTCGGAGCTGCTGCGTACCCAGCCTGATATTGTGCCGGCTGCCTTGCATAAGGCTGCCGATCCGGATAACACACCATTTGAACTCGAAGCCTGCGGGCAGTGCGCCTCCTGCCGGGCTTTCCAGGAAAACGCCTCGTTTAACGTGCACGAGCTAGATGCGGCTTCTAACAACTCGGTGGAAGACATTCGCAGCCTCGTGGAGCAGGTGCGCTACGCCCCGCAGCAGGGGCGCTTCAAGGTGTACATCATCGACGAGGTGCACATGCTGTCCAACGCGGCTTTCAACGCCTTTCTGAAGACGCTGGAGGAGCCGCCAAACTACGCCATTTTCATTCTAGCTACCACCGAGCGGCACAAGATTATCCCCACGATTCTGTCGCGCTGCCAGATTTTCGACTTCAACCGGATTCGAGTAGAGGACATTCGCGGGCACTTGCGCCACGTGGCTACCCAGGAGAAAATTCAGGCCGAAGACGACGCCCTGCACCTGCTGGCCCAGAAAGCCGACGGCGGCCTGCGCGACGCGCTAAGCATGTTCGACCAGATGGTGACCTTCTCGGGCCACAATCTGACTTACAAGGACGTGGTGCAGAACCTACACATCCTTGACTACGAGTACTACTTCCGGCTGATTGACGCCTTACTGCGGGAAGACCTTTCCCAGACGCTTTTGCTGCTGGACGAGGTAGTGCAGAATGGGTTCGATCTGCACAACTTCGTGGTGGGCGCGGCTGAGCATTTGCGCGGTTTGCTTGTGTGCAAAGATCAGGTAACGGTGCAGTTGCTGGAAGTTTCGGAAGGCATTCGGGCACGCTACGTGCAGCAAGCCCAGGCAGCTCCACTGGCCTTTTTGCTCTCAGCCCTGAATCTAGTGAGTCAGTGTGACCGCGAATTCAAGCAGGCCAAGAACCAGCGCCTTCACGTAGAGCTCATGCTGATGAAGCTGGCCTACCTGAACGGGGCGGTGCAGTTTGCCCGCGAAATGACTCCTTCGTCCAACGGCGAGGCTAAAAAAAAAACTAGTGTAGCGCCCGTTGCCCCCGCATCGAACGGCTCAGCGGCTCCGGTCCTAAACGGAACTACCCCCGCAGCTCCGGCCGTAAACGGTACACCCGCCCCCGCCCCTAATAACGCCCCGCGGGCCGTAGCAGCTAGTGCGCAAACCCCGGCCCCGGTTGCACCGCCTGTGCCCGTCGTGACGGCCCCCGCCGACCCGGAGCCGATAGTGCCCATCGTAAGCGGAATTGAGGAGCTGCACGACACGCCCAGCATCGAGGACGACGTGGACGCGGTGCAGCCCACCGGGCAGTTTCGCGACACGAGTCCGCACGTGGAAATCGGGGCCCCCAGCTTTGAAGGCCACGAGCCGGAAGGACCGCGCCGCATTGCGCCCATGCTCAAACCCCTGAGCCCGGCAGCAAAGCTTATTCCCAGCCTCAAGGACCTCAAGGCCCAGGTAGCCCAGCAGGTCTCGGCCAGCCAGGCCGGGCCAGCGGTAGTGGAGGAAGAGCCCACGGGCCCCATTACCGGCTTGCCAGCTATTGATGAGGAAAAGCTGCTGCTGGTCTGGAACGAAATCAAAGAGTCGCGGCGGGCCGAGCGCATGACCGAGTACGTGCTGCTCAACCGCCCCATTATGGTCGATGAGCAGCACGTCGTTCACCTCACCGTGGACAATCCCGTGCAGCTCGACCAGTTCAACGACTTCCGTGCGGAGCTGCTCACCGAGTTGCGCCGCCGCACCGGCTACCCGCGCCTAAACGTGCAGGTGGTGCTGGCCGAAAAAGCGCCCACCGGCCGCATGCTCTACACCTCGGCCGATAAATTTGAGTACCTCTCGGAAAAATTCCCGGTGCTGCTCGCCATGAAGCAACGCCTGGGCCTGGATACCGACTAA
- a CDS encoding CBASS cGAMP synthase, with amino-acid sequence MANCNKLFLDFNQNLNVLSTKKTKLSTSKKELRRKITDHFKEHHPDYKPKFFTQGSQKLGTVIRIHDDTCDLDDGVYFLCKPDVTATTLQRWVYEAVKDHTSEPAQWRKKCIRVTYKADYHIDLPVYYMLEDEDHPHLAVKNEGWEDSDPKEFITWFRKQRDAKGQLVRLVKYLKSWCDWCAHKMPSGLCMTVLAERNFVANGRDDCALRALLKAIRSDLKREWKCTMPTTPQDDLLSKYSDELKRNFFDALDEFIEDADEAVDDEKNQLSASKLWRHHLGSRFPDGLDEDVDAKEAKLRASAVLINSGRAATTAAVGITTHGHGVPNQSHRFDGGRRFHPLARQGKDWFAVFHREKQLVERHYPAFRCQLKRNALSCRGEVSSPGGEGTYRIKIDYAPGRPPKVFVLNPGIEYRHHALTHFYPADNSLCLYYPGDLAWSDKHHLYDKTIPWLAEWLVFYELYQITGRWEGPAVEHYQHS; translated from the coding sequence ATGGCCAACTGCAACAAGTTGTTTCTGGACTTCAACCAGAACCTGAACGTGCTCAGCACGAAGAAAACCAAGCTCAGCACTTCCAAAAAGGAGCTTCGCCGCAAAATCACCGACCACTTTAAGGAACACCATCCCGACTACAAGCCGAAGTTCTTCACTCAGGGCTCGCAGAAGCTGGGAACGGTGATTCGCATCCACGACGACACCTGTGACCTGGACGACGGTGTGTACTTTCTGTGCAAGCCCGACGTGACGGCTACCACCTTGCAGCGCTGGGTATACGAGGCCGTCAAAGACCACACCAGCGAGCCGGCACAGTGGCGCAAGAAATGTATTCGAGTAACCTATAAGGCCGATTATCACATCGACTTGCCCGTTTACTACATGCTGGAAGACGAGGACCATCCTCATCTGGCAGTGAAGAACGAAGGTTGGGAAGACAGCGACCCCAAGGAGTTTATCACGTGGTTTCGCAAGCAGCGCGATGCCAAGGGCCAACTGGTGCGGTTGGTGAAGTACCTGAAATCGTGGTGCGACTGGTGTGCCCACAAGATGCCCAGTGGGTTGTGCATGACGGTGTTGGCGGAACGCAACTTCGTGGCCAATGGCCGCGACGACTGCGCCTTACGCGCCCTCCTTAAAGCTATTCGGAGCGACCTAAAACGAGAATGGAAGTGCACAATGCCCACCACGCCCCAAGATGACTTGCTGAGCAAATACTCTGACGAGCTGAAGCGGAATTTCTTCGATGCGCTCGACGAGTTTATTGAGGATGCTGACGAGGCGGTAGACGACGAAAAAAACCAGTTGAGCGCCAGCAAACTTTGGCGGCACCATCTGGGCTCACGCTTCCCTGACGGGCTCGATGAGGACGTGGATGCCAAAGAAGCCAAGCTGCGCGCCTCGGCCGTGCTCATCAACAGCGGGCGCGCAGCCACAACAGCTGCTGTCGGTATTACCACACACGGCCACGGAGTACCTAACCAATCACACCGCTTCGATGGGGGGCGTCGTTTTCATCCATTGGCACGACAGGGCAAAGACTGGTTTGCCGTATTTCATCGTGAAAAGCAGTTGGTCGAACGGCACTATCCAGCTTTTCGGTGCCAGCTGAAGCGCAATGCATTGAGCTGTCGTGGGGAGGTTTCCTCGCCCGGTGGCGAAGGCACTTACCGCATCAAGATTGACTACGCTCCTGGCCGGCCCCCAAAAGTGTTCGTGCTCAATCCAGGTATTGAGTACCGGCACCACGCTCTCACACACTTCTATCCAGCCGACAATAGCCTGTGCCTTTACTATCCCGGCGACCTGGCCTGGTCTGACAAACACCATCTGTATGATAAGACTATTCCGTGGCTCGCCGAGTGGCTGGTTTTCTACGAGCTGTATCAGATTACGGGTCGTTGGGAAGGCCCGGCAGTGGAGCATTACCAACACAGTTAG